One window from the genome of Pungitius pungitius chromosome 14, fPunPun2.1, whole genome shotgun sequence encodes:
- the dio2 gene encoding type II iodothyronine deiodinase, translated as MGMASAGLLMTLQILLGFFSNCLFLALYDSVVLVKGVVSLLSCSRSADCGARRRMLTSEGVRSIWNSFLLDAYKQVKVGLEAPNSKVVKVPDSLQRSSNPSNMIHLPPGATIANEVECHLLDFESSDRPLVVNFGSATUPPFISHLPAFRQLVEDFSDVANFLLVYIDEAHPSDGWEAPAVGSCSFDVPKHQNLGERLGAARKLIEHFALPPQCQLVADCMDNNANVAYGVSNERVCIVKQRKIAYLGGKGPFFYNLKDVQHWLEQSYGKRFSRTSAEKDPYFKKGNNRSISFV; from the exons ATGGGAATGGCGAGTGCTGGTCTGCTCATGACACTTCAGATACTCCTTGGTTTCTTCTCAAATTGTCTCTTCCTCGCCCTGTACGACTCCGTGGTGCTGGTGAAGGGCGTCGTGTCGCTGCTCAGCTGCTCCCGGTCCGCGGACTGCGGAGCGAGGCGTCGCATGCTTACCTCGGAGGGGGTGCGCTCCATCTGGAATAGCTTCCTTCTTGACGCCTATAAACAG GTGAAAGTTGGCCTCGAGGCACCAAACTCCAAAGTGGTGAAGGTGCCTGACAGCCTTCAAAGAAGCAGTAATCCCAGTAATATGATTCATTTGCCACCTGGTGCCACGATAGCAAATGAAGTTGAGTGCCACCTTCTGGATTTTGAGTCATCTGACCGCCCTCTGGTGGTCAATTTTGGCTCAGCTACTTGACCCCCGTTCATCAGCCATCTGCCAGCTTTCCGGCAGTTGGTGGAGGACTTCAGTGACGTAGCAAATTTTTTGTTAGTATACATAGATGAGGCTCATCCGTCTGATGGATGGGAGGCACCTGCTGTGGGGTCTTGTTCCTTTGATGTCCCAAAACACCAGAACCTGGGAGAGAGGTTGGGAGCGGCACGCAAGCTCATTGAGCATTTTGCCCTGCCACCACAGTGTCAGCTGGTAGCAGACTGCATGGACAACAATGCTAATGTGGCTTATGGTGTGTCCAATGAACGAGTGTGTATAGTAAAACAGAGAAAGATTGCCTACCTGGGCGGCAAGGGgccttttttttacaacctgAAGGATGTGCAACATTGGTTGGAACAGAGCTACGGTAAACGTTTTTCAAGGACAAGTGCAGAAAAGGACCCATAtttcaaaaaaggaaataatagATCAATCAGTTTTGTCTAA